In the Arachis hypogaea cultivar Tifrunner chromosome 20, arahy.Tifrunner.gnm2.J5K5, whole genome shotgun sequence genome, TAACCATTGTCAAGACATGTTgccaaaaagaaggaaaagatagCATACATAAAAATTTGTAGGAATAAATCTAGCCACCACAGCAGCATTACAACTAATCTAATGAGGAAATGAGGAAAATACAAGGCTCTCACATAGAACCACTGGAGTGTTACAAATCCACAAAAACAGTTCAAAACTGTCATCCTGCAGGTTATTTATTGAGTCATCCATCAGCGAAATGCGAATAAGATACATAATTCCTTTCAAAACCCTGTAAAGTACACTACATGATAGATTCACCGCCAAAGAACTGCTGATTAATTGTTTCCGGGATTGAGATTCTTGTCAATGAGAACCATGTTCAAATTGTTGGCAATTTCACCTAACCCAATATCTGTAAATGCAGCCATAATCCTTTCACATGCAAGCATATCAAAATCTGAGGCAGTTGATTGCTTCCATTGATCAATAACTTCACCCACTTCTTTTGTATGCCCAAGCATCAAATATGAAGAAACAACACAAATATAATTCCTGCTAATCATTTTCTGGTTAGTCATTCTCAAGGATTTCCATATCTGATCTATTTTATCCTTATTTCCCAACCCGGCATAGAGAATGATTAAGAAGTCATATGTTATCCACTGCCTTTGGGAGATTCTTTTTTCAGCCTCAACAAGGGTGTTTGAAGCAGCATTGTCAAGATGACCTACTTTAACATATATATTTGCCAGGTTCAAATATCTTGTCCAACTTTCATCAGAACCAGCACCATGACTCATTTCACCAAGAATCCTTCTAACTTCATCAACATTAAAAGTAGCAGCACAGGAACTAATCCAGAGGTTGTAGGTGAAGATATCTGGAGCAACCTTTTGTTGTTTCAGTTCTTCAACAACTAAGGGAACCTTTTCAAGCTGTCCGACTGACACGTAAAGTGTCATCAACTCGTTGTAAGTGAGGGCATCAAAGGAGAGATTGGAATCCTTAATCCTTTGATAAAGTTCTTCAGCCTTTTCAATCAGTTTTGCTCCTGCATAGGAATGGAGGAGGGCTGTGTAAGTTTCAGTTGTCTTTGCAGCAAGAGGTAGACCCTCGAAGTAACGCTCTGCAGCATCAATGCCGAAAACTTTAGTCATCAAATCTATGCGGACTGCATAATCAGAGTCTGATAATTGGTATTCATCATGGGCAACCATCCATTCTGATATCTGCAATCA is a window encoding:
- the LOC112783004 gene encoding pentatricopeptide repeat-containing protein At5g09450, mitochondrial, with translation MACRSLFFALRRNSSYIYQPQPCFLKGASNLSRFSSSGAVNSDVAIEEETHSSVAEDGDDLRSRIMRLRLPKRSATNIIQKWVLEGNTITASELRDISKDLRRSQRFKHALEISEWMVAHDEYQLSDSDYAVRIDLMTKVFGIDAAERYFEGLPLAAKTTETYTALLHSYAGAKLIEKAEELYQRIKDSNLSFDALTYNELMTLYVSVGQLEKVPLVVEELKQQKVAPDIFTYNLWISSCAATFNVDEVRRILGEMSHGAGSDESWTRYLNLANIYVKVGHLDNAASNTLVEAEKRISQRQWITYDFLIILYAGLGNKDKIDQIWKSLRMTNQKMISRNYICVVSSYLMLGHTKEVGEVIDQWKQSTASDFDMLACERIMAAFTDIGLGEIANNLNMVLIDKNLNPGNN